The following proteins come from a genomic window of Nitrospira sp.:
- a CDS encoding FRG domain-containing protein, translating to MSLPGSKEFMTDKIQIADLGDLIKAAALANKHFGEGHCWWRGEGIIDDAWKLKPKVYRKEHNEASLAFHFMNRAKVRYEKCPTGSDEWPSWLFLMQHYGLPTRLLDWSESPLIALYFAVKETACQEKNGRIWCLQPYKLNLLHDVNGIALPQMEEAHFLCQEAFVKAHNPDARILSVIGDHFDVRHLVQSAAFTIHGTTIALNEHPQRNQFLLEFEVLGGMKNNLLDALKIVGIRDSYLFPDLDHLAHDLGSLADIA from the coding sequence ATGTCCTTGCCCGGGAGTAAGGAGTTTATGACTGACAAAATTCAAATAGCAGATCTTGGCGATCTGATCAAAGCCGCCGCACTGGCCAATAAGCACTTTGGAGAAGGACATTGCTGGTGGCGTGGAGAGGGTATTATTGACGACGCTTGGAAACTGAAGCCAAAAGTCTATCGCAAGGAGCACAATGAAGCCTCCTTGGCATTTCATTTTATGAATCGTGCGAAGGTCAGATACGAAAAATGTCCTACAGGATCTGACGAGTGGCCAAGCTGGCTTTTCCTCATGCAACACTATGGACTTCCGACGCGGTTGCTCGATTGGAGTGAATCGCCCTTAATCGCATTGTATTTCGCAGTGAAAGAAACTGCATGTCAGGAAAAGAACGGGAGGATTTGGTGCCTGCAACCGTACAAGCTTAATCTTCTCCACGACGTCAACGGAATTGCATTGCCTCAGATGGAGGAAGCTCACTTTCTCTGCCAAGAAGCATTTGTCAAGGCCCACAATCCGGATGCGAGAATACTATCCGTTATAGGGGATCACTTCGATGTGCGACATTTGGTTCAATCCGCAGCCTTTACCATTCATGGGACCACAATCGCACTCAATGAACATCCACAACGAAATCAATTTCTTCTTGAATTCGAAGTTTTAGGAGGAATGAAAAACAACCTTCTCGATGCCCTGAAGATTGTGGGCATACGAGACTCATATTTATTTCCGGATCTCGATCATCTTGCTCATGATCTTGGAAGTCTTGCAGATATTGCATGA
- a CDS encoding Ppx/GppA family phosphatase, which translates to MIEPRQHRRRFAGIDIGTLTCRLLIADLAPGHPLTELRSERRILRLGEGVDQTKRLSPVAMDRVIACLQEWRNVIDGYQVEQSSVVATSAVRDAVNRDEFFERVKREAGFDVEVISGEEEARRTLLGIRSGLPTGVTDILALDIGGGSTEFILDRPGDKPIVRSINIGVVRLCERVLHHDPPTDEEVRQAREWVIRETKAAVAGMADYRQATFVGTAGTITSLAAMAQKLSTYEPARIHNYRLKLETIRELEQRLLSRTKTERVGLPGLEKNREEVIAAGTIIVRTIMDALGLRECLVSDLGLREGVLIDLAVRKQQSACDRRQ; encoded by the coding sequence ATGATCGAGCCGCGTCAGCACCGGCGACGATTCGCCGGCATCGATATTGGCACCCTCACCTGTCGCTTGTTGATTGCGGATCTAGCCCCTGGGCATCCCCTCACAGAACTTCGATCAGAACGGCGCATTCTCCGGTTGGGTGAAGGCGTCGATCAGACTAAACGACTGAGTCCAGTCGCAATGGATCGGGTTATTGCCTGTCTCCAAGAGTGGCGGAATGTTATCGATGGCTATCAGGTCGAGCAGTCCTCGGTGGTGGCAACGAGCGCTGTTCGAGACGCCGTGAACCGAGATGAGTTTTTTGAACGGGTCAAGCGAGAAGCTGGATTCGATGTCGAAGTGATTTCGGGCGAGGAAGAAGCGCGTCGGACGCTGCTCGGCATTCGGTCAGGACTTCCTACAGGGGTGACCGACATTCTGGCTCTGGACATTGGCGGCGGCAGTACGGAATTCATCCTTGATCGGCCAGGAGATAAGCCGATTGTCCGCTCAATCAATATTGGCGTTGTCCGCCTCTGCGAGCGGGTGCTGCACCATGATCCTCCGACTGATGAGGAAGTGCGACAGGCGCGTGAGTGGGTGATTCGAGAAACCAAAGCCGCCGTTGCTGGTATGGCTGACTATCGGCAGGCGACGTTCGTTGGTACAGCCGGTACGATTACCAGCCTCGCCGCTATGGCCCAGAAGCTTTCTACTTATGAGCCGGCTCGCATCCATAACTATCGGTTGAAGCTGGAAACCATCCGTGAATTGGAGCAGAGACTGCTCAGCAGAACGAAAACTGAACGGGTCGGTCTACCTGGTCTTGAGAAAAACCGCGAAGAAGTCATCGCCGCCGGGACGATCATCGTCCGAACAATCATGGACGCGCTGGGTCTACGGGAATGTCTGGTGAGTGATCTAGGATTGCGAGAAGGGGTGCTGATTGATTTGGCGGTGCGGAAGCAGCAAAGCGCTTGTGATAGAAGGCAGTAG
- the recG gene encoding ATP-dependent DNA helicase RecG, which yields MFDVAAIHELLKSSVAPYGKATKQSSENSRWILIRRVAGSLSAEGCCVTILSRMSAPTESSPHTPLQGWLDRIARPIEFASRDAGAHLGVVTNLSSFISSQVLSALRQDVYSKAIEARLISLRDLFVDFQPALPLDEQRRRLQAATLLIKALRALDQENLIPQKDLPMQASSHSKVAGAGRSDLWNLSVRFVRGVGPKRTNVLQRLQIATVEDALWTIPWRYEDRSVMTPIGNLVPGMSVSICGVIGSCEAKRTRNRRLSLVEVGVEDQSGRMQVVFFNQPYLEEMLTAGTRVMMSGRVIADRQGGMVPRMDVAQYEVIGEDTESMLHVGRIVPIYHETKGWTSRQMRVLVRNLLEDHGREVVDPLPMSLRARQRLISIHDALQDVHFPKTGTDLQLLERGKTPAHRRLAFEELLLLQLALASRHRAVHEEPKDLRFNAKTPLLEKLGRLLPFCLTAAQDRVIREIFQDMISPRPMNRLVQGDVGSGKTAVALHALVLAGGSGYQAALMAPTEILAEQHYRNLSGMLQALGLQTTLVRGGEKSSVKKIQAEQLASGEIHVAIGTHALLQQGVQFKNLGLAVVDEQHKFGVLQRKTLIDKGYKPDVLVLTATPIPRTLAMTVYGDLDVSVIDVLPPGRKPVRTFLFQDAQRRRAYQIVRDELRAERQAYVVYPLVDESEKIDLQAAIQGAEQLQNGELSEFRVGLLHGRMKAAEKEAVMAGFKAGRIQVLVATTVIEVGVDVANATVILIEHAERFGLAQLHQLRGRVGRGNQQAYCLLMAQHLGRGRAQSGGRAMGSEGSVSTARERLEALVRSHDGFVIAEDDLRIRGPGEFFGLRQWGMPEFRVANLVSDADLLQQARQEAFSLLKSDPGLKEPAHQELRAAMLRKWEKKLELGSIS from the coding sequence ATGTTTGATGTTGCGGCGATACATGAATTATTAAAATCGAGTGTAGCACCCTACGGAAAAGCGACCAAGCAATCGAGTGAAAACAGTCGATGGATTCTGATACGTCGTGTAGCTGGTTCATTGAGCGCTGAGGGTTGCTGTGTTACGATCCTCTCCCGTATGTCGGCTCCCACTGAATCGAGTCCGCACACGCCGCTTCAGGGGTGGTTGGACCGCATCGCGCGCCCGATTGAGTTTGCGAGCCGAGATGCTGGTGCTCACCTAGGCGTTGTCACAAATCTCAGTTCATTTATCTCGTCACAAGTTTTGTCGGCTCTCCGTCAAGACGTGTACTCCAAGGCCATTGAAGCCCGTCTGATTTCATTGCGAGACCTCTTCGTAGATTTTCAGCCAGCGCTTCCTTTGGATGAGCAACGTCGACGATTGCAGGCGGCAACGTTGCTTATTAAGGCGCTTCGAGCTCTTGATCAAGAGAATCTCATTCCCCAAAAAGATTTGCCAATGCAGGCGTCCAGTCATTCCAAAGTGGCAGGCGCCGGCAGATCCGATCTCTGGAATCTTTCTGTCCGGTTCGTCAGAGGCGTCGGGCCGAAGCGCACCAATGTTTTGCAACGATTGCAGATCGCGACGGTGGAAGATGCGCTCTGGACCATCCCGTGGCGCTATGAGGACCGATCGGTCATGACACCGATCGGAAATCTCGTTCCGGGGATGAGTGTCTCGATTTGTGGGGTGATCGGATCATGCGAGGCAAAACGAACAAGGAATCGACGGTTGAGTCTCGTGGAAGTCGGCGTTGAAGATCAGTCTGGGCGAATGCAGGTGGTCTTCTTCAATCAACCGTATTTGGAGGAGATGCTGACGGCTGGGACTCGCGTGATGATGAGCGGTCGAGTGATAGCTGATCGACAGGGAGGGATGGTCCCGCGCATGGATGTGGCGCAATACGAAGTTATTGGAGAAGACACGGAGTCGATGCTGCATGTCGGACGAATCGTCCCGATCTATCATGAGACCAAGGGATGGACCTCTCGTCAGATGCGGGTGTTGGTGAGGAATCTGTTGGAAGACCATGGGCGTGAGGTTGTAGACCCTCTGCCCATGTCTCTTCGAGCGCGGCAGCGGCTGATCTCGATCCATGACGCGCTGCAAGATGTCCATTTCCCCAAGACCGGCACGGATCTTCAGCTTCTGGAACGAGGGAAGACGCCGGCGCACCGGCGTTTGGCGTTCGAAGAACTCCTCTTGCTCCAATTGGCTTTGGCGAGCAGGCATCGAGCGGTGCACGAAGAGCCGAAGGACTTGCGGTTCAACGCGAAGACACCTCTCTTAGAAAAGCTTGGTCGACTCTTGCCATTTTGCCTCACAGCCGCACAGGATCGGGTCATTCGCGAAATATTTCAGGACATGATTTCGCCGCGTCCCATGAATCGTTTGGTGCAAGGCGATGTGGGATCCGGAAAAACGGCGGTCGCCTTGCATGCGCTGGTGCTGGCTGGTGGTTCAGGCTATCAGGCTGCATTGATGGCACCGACCGAGATTCTAGCAGAGCAACACTATCGGAACCTGTCAGGAATGCTGCAGGCCCTCGGGCTTCAGACGACTCTCGTGCGTGGGGGAGAGAAATCCTCGGTGAAGAAGATACAGGCTGAGCAACTGGCATCGGGTGAGATTCATGTGGCGATCGGAACGCATGCCCTCCTTCAGCAGGGAGTACAATTCAAGAATTTGGGATTGGCGGTGGTCGATGAGCAGCATAAGTTCGGTGTGCTGCAGCGAAAGACTCTGATCGACAAGGGCTACAAGCCGGATGTGCTTGTCTTGACGGCCACGCCCATTCCCCGGACATTGGCTATGACGGTCTATGGTGACCTTGATGTCTCGGTGATTGATGTCCTGCCGCCTGGACGAAAGCCGGTGCGAACATTTCTTTTTCAGGACGCGCAGCGACGGCGTGCCTATCAGATTGTGCGCGATGAGTTGCGCGCCGAACGGCAAGCGTATGTGGTCTATCCGCTGGTGGACGAATCGGAAAAGATCGATCTTCAAGCAGCGATTCAGGGAGCCGAGCAGTTGCAGAACGGGGAATTGTCGGAATTCCGTGTCGGCCTACTGCATGGGCGCATGAAAGCGGCTGAAAAAGAAGCGGTGATGGCCGGCTTTAAGGCCGGAAGAATTCAGGTGTTGGTCGCGACGACAGTGATTGAAGTCGGAGTCGATGTGGCGAATGCGACCGTCATCTTGATCGAACATGCCGAGCGGTTTGGCCTTGCACAATTACATCAATTGCGCGGACGGGTCGGGCGGGGCAACCAGCAAGCCTATTGCCTCTTGATGGCCCAGCATCTGGGACGAGGAAGGGCGCAGTCGGGCGGACGTGCGATGGGAAGTGAGGGGTCGGTGTCTACGGCAAGAGAACGGCTGGAGGCGCTGGTCCGGTCACACGATGGATTTGTGATTGCCGAAGATGATTTGCGGATCAGAGGCCCTGGAGAGTTCTTTGGGTTGCGCCAATGGGGGATGCCGGAGTTTCGTGTGGCGAATCTGGTGAGCGACGCTGATCTATTGCAGCAGGCCAGGCAGGAGGCCTTTTCACTGCTGAAATCTGATCCAGGATTGAAAGAGCCGGCCCATCAGGAATTGCGAGCGGCGATGTTGCGGAAATGGGAGAAAAAGTTGGAGTTGGGTTCAATCAGTTGA
- a CDS encoding methyltransferase domain-containing protein, translating to MVLQANRTRIVTQRITTFDEFRDAVSAYRLPRVLLVALELDLFTTVGDRLWTIPDLAKELKVSERGLSILCRNLAAVGIVQKKGASYKNSRLGATALNAHHRAYRGGYLNLIKNHWADWIRLLESVRSGLPIDHDTPDSPDYRRQFTWAMHHRTLEIAPAIAAQIPLAGSTTLLDLGGGPGTYAMAFLAKHSMLRATVCDREAALEVAKEIACTHKVRRRLSYLPLDFSREPIPGTYDVIWYSNVLHIYSPEENQAIFRRVGAALRPGGRLIIQDAFLHDRKGLYPVEASLFAVSMLLFTQGGNTYSVPETSRWLKEAGFVGVKQLPLKKGTEDWEEGILEASVPGSRLETTVRRTRSNRNRKAR from the coding sequence ATGGTGTTGCAGGCAAATCGGACGCGCATCGTGACTCAACGCATCACAACCTTCGACGAATTTCGGGACGCCGTCTCAGCATATCGATTGCCACGTGTGTTGCTGGTTGCGCTGGAACTGGATCTCTTTACGACCGTCGGCGACCGATTGTGGACCATTCCTGACCTTGCCAAGGAGCTCAAGGTCAGCGAACGGGGTTTAAGCATCCTGTGTCGTAATCTCGCTGCGGTCGGGATAGTACAGAAAAAAGGAGCCAGCTATAAGAATAGCCGGTTGGGAGCAACAGCGCTGAATGCCCACCATCGAGCCTATCGAGGGGGCTATTTGAATTTGATTAAGAACCATTGGGCGGACTGGATACGGCTGTTGGAATCTGTGCGGAGTGGCTTGCCGATCGACCATGATACTCCAGACAGTCCGGACTACCGTCGGCAATTCACCTGGGCTATGCACCACAGGACCTTGGAAATTGCCCCGGCCATTGCGGCCCAGATCCCTTTAGCTGGTTCTACAACACTGCTGGATCTCGGCGGAGGGCCAGGCACCTACGCCATGGCATTTCTCGCCAAGCACTCAATGCTTCGCGCCACCGTTTGTGATCGAGAGGCCGCGCTTGAGGTCGCTAAAGAAATCGCCTGCACGCATAAAGTGAGGCGGCGACTCTCCTATCTCCCGCTTGATTTCTCCCGCGAACCCATCCCTGGGACCTATGATGTGATCTGGTATTCGAACGTACTGCACATATACTCGCCCGAAGAGAACCAGGCTATTTTCCGCCGAGTGGGAGCGGCACTGAGGCCGGGGGGACGACTCATCATCCAAGACGCGTTTCTGCATGATCGCAAAGGTTTGTATCCAGTAGAAGCAAGTCTGTTTGCTGTGTCGATGCTGTTGTTCACGCAAGGTGGAAATACCTATTCCGTACCGGAAACTTCGAGATGGCTGAAAGAAGCCGGATTCGTCGGTGTCAAACAGCTCCCACTCAAGAAAGGGACGGAGGACTGGGAGGAAGGGATTCTGGAGGCGTCGGTCCCTGGGTCACGCCTAGAAACGACCGTCCGCCGAACACGATCAAACAGAAATAGAAAAGCCCGCTGA